The window CCTGAAACATAGTTCAGCCCCGAGTGAATTCCCAACATGGAAACAAAAACGATCAAAGCGAATCCGCCCAACAGCGTGTAAACCATGTTTTCAATGGTCATCACGCCGGAAAGCCCCAAATAGATCGTCAGCAACATTGGCAGAATGATCATCTCTTTCGCGGCGTACATGACTCCCCAGAGTTTGCCAAACACAAACTCGCTGGGACGAAGATCCGTGACCAACAACAAATCCAACGCCAACCCATCTCGCTCGCCGGTGACCGCGTTGACGGCCAAAGCGTTGACCAGAACCAAACTGATCACTCCCAGCACCGCGACAGGAATCGTCACCGCGGGCAAGGCTCGTCCGATGCGGCCTGCCGGTTCCATCGCAACGCCGCTTTCCACCTGCAAGTAAACCGCTGTGGCAATGATCGCAAAGATCAAAACAAAGACCGCTCGAATGAGAATGATCTTGCGGCCGTAAGCCCACGTTCGAATCTCGCGCCAAAGAATCGGATTGTCCCAAACCGGCCGAGGCTGTCGAACTTTCCAGGACTCCGGATCCTTTTCTCGATCGCGTTGAAACGCCTCGCTTTCGAACTCCTCGCTGGTTTCGGCTTCGGGTGCTTTCATGCGAACTTCTCGCGATGGGTTCCACACCCGAACTTTGGCAATTCCGATTCCAAGGATAACGGCTGACAGAATGCTGCCAACCAAAACAAACAATCCGCCACCGTCAGTTAGAAATGCGGACCAACCCGCATCCGCGTTGGTGGCTGCCAACAAAGCTCGTGGGGCACTGATCGCCATTGCCCACTTCGAGTCGTCGCCGAACATGGAGGCTGCGATCTCACCCGCCGCAACCAACAGCAGCAAGACCAACACCGTCAGAGCGATCGATTGAAATGTTTTTTCTCGCCACAACGCGACCACGGTACCAACCGCAGCAGAGACAACAACGCTGACCAAAGTGACCGCGAAGACCGCCAAGACTTGTCCCGGTGCGACTCCGCCCAACAAAGGCAACGTTAGAAACAGCGGCAACGAAATGACGCAAAGTGCAAACGGTGACAACAAAGTCGCTGCCGCTTTGCCTCCAACGATCTCGAAACCTGATAGACGGGTCATCAGCATCAAAATTAGGGTCCGGCGGTCCTTTTCCTGAGCGACGCTGCTGGCCGCCCCCACCGCCGCCAACGCTGACAAAATCACCAACTGAAGCGGCGCGAGTAAACGGAACATCCAGCCACCAAATTTGGCCGCGTCCGCGTTGGCCGCCAAAGAACGCGAACCGTCCAGCACCAAATATCCGGTGCAAAGCAACAGAAACAGTGCCATCAAATAGACACCGCGTGTGACGTAGGTCGCTGGTCGCTTGGGGACGACGGATGCTTCGCGTTGAAAAACGGGGCCGAGCATGACTGGGATCAAACCGTGGGGCAATTGCCGAAGGAGGTCGCCGAGAGGATTCACGTGCGGTCGCAGTCTAATGCATCACCGCCCAATCGAGAATCAAGTCGTTAAGCATTGACTCCAAGAATGGTTCGATTTGGCGAGTATTTTCAGCCCTTCGCGGGCCCGAGAACGCCACGTTTCTCCATTTCACGGATGATTTCCGATGCCTGATCATGAGGCGTCTGGCCCTCACGCCACTTCAAGTGAATCTCAGGCGAGGGCGGCGCGTCGTAGGGATCGCTGATTCCGGTGAAGTTTTTGATTTCTCCCGCGATCGCCTTTTGATACAGCCCCTTGGGATCTCGCTGCTTGCAGATTTCCAAAGGTGTGTCGACAAAAACTTCCAGGAAATCACCTGCCCGGCCGCTGCTCTCAATCGTATTTCGCACCCGATCTCGATCCCGCTGATAGGGACTGACGAAAGCGGCCAAAACGATCACGCCGGCCGATGCGAACAACTCGGTGACCGCGCCGATCCGGCGGATGTTTTCTTCGCGATCGGTCGGACCAAACCCCAATCCAAACCGCCCGGCGAAATCTTCGCCATGTTCTTCTTTCAACACCGAGGGAGGAGCACACAAACCGTGACGCACATTGTCGCCATCCAGCAACGTGCACGTCGCTCCACGATCAATCAGCAACCGATCCAACTCATTCGCGATCGTGCTCTTGCCGCATCCGCTCAACCCAGTGAACCAAACGACAACACCGCGTTGCCCCAACTTGCTTTCGCGGTCTTCACGAGAAACCGTGTGGGCGTGCCAAACAATATTTTGCTGCACATCGTCTTGGCCGTCGCCGGCCTGTTGGGTGCTGCTAGACGCGGAGTCGTCAGAGTTGGACTGGCTCATGTTTTCGATTGATCGGGAATGACTGGGTGAGTGTTCATTGGCCACATCAGCGTTGACGGCTTCCATCCTAATTGCTCATTTCGGCAATCGACGCAGGTGAAGGAGTCAAATGCCGTATCGTTTTCGGAAGCAATCTCGGTGCATGCGAGCGAGATTTTCATGCGATGTCCACCCGGCGGACTGCGTCGCATCGACCAATCGCCCGAGCAGGTCCGCATACAGTGTCATCGGTTCGGTGCCCAAATCCCATCCAGCGGCGTAAAGACATCGAACCGCTTCGGCGCTTGCCCCATTGTTGGAATTCCGCTCGGCGCGGTCCAAGAAGAACGACGTCAAACGACTGCGTACTGAACCACCTTCTCGGTTTTGCAAACAGTCCAGGTACTCAGACATCAAAATGGAAGTGGGCACCGCGTTGGCCACCGCGGAAGCGTTCTCGCCATTGGTTCCCGATGCCTGATCCCATGTCGCCGACGAAGACTCATTTTCCCGACACAACCAATAGGCACCAAATTTGGCCATTCCATCCGATCCGGATGTGGCCCAGTGAGTCCGTAGTCGAACGCTTTGGTCGGTGAAAACACTGCAACGCAGGGAACTTAAAAACGCGACCGTCGCCCCAACGGAATCACCACGTTGCAGACGGCAATACCCCAGCAACTCGGCCGCCCAAGCTAACTCGGGAACCAAAGCATGAGCGCGCTGACACAGGTCCTCGATCCGCTGCCAATCCTGTTGAGCCGGATCCATCGCTTCCGCTTGTGCGACGCCTTCGTCCCGCAATCGTTGAGCGACATCGTTGGGCAAGGATCGCAAATCAAAACCCCATCGCATGATGTCGTTCCATGCAATGCCCATCCGATTCGTATCGGCCGGCTTCAAACGATGCGTCAGCTCGTTGCTCAATGCATCGATTACCAATTGACAGGCGATCGCGACGTTGCAAACTCCTTCCGCAATCAAAGCGTCGATCCAATCGGTTCCACCGGATCGCCAGCGTTGCTCTTCAGCAATGGGACGAATGGCATCGGGCAATGACCGTACCATCCAATCCTGCCAAGCGTTTGCACCAGGCTGGGCCGGGCGACCGCTGTCCATCGGCGAGGGAATCGCGTGACGCTGATCGCTCGCGGGAAGGTACGGCAAGATTTGATCAAACAACAATGCTTCGGCGAGAGAACTTCCCCATGGCAGCCAATCGCCTCCACCGTGATACCAATGGCAGAGGTCGTAGGTGATTCCTGACGAAGAATTCTCGCCGTCGGCCAATCGAAGGCACAGCCAATCTCCCGCGTGGCTACCGACCAGCGGCAAGAAATTAGGCGGCATCAGTGGCGGCCAAACCGGATCCGGAATCGGCTTGAGCAGTGTTTCCGGCGACACGGCGACGACAAATTCGCCGTTTCCGGGTGTCCGCCAAACCTCATCGTCAAACCACGAAACCAAATCAGGCTGCAGGTTCAAACCAAACCGCTGCTCGAGCTGATCTGACCATTTGGGCGCAGCGTCCAACGCCCGACCTGATTGAACCGAAGCGTTCGGGCCGGTGGGTGTCTCGGCATCGTCCAGAGGATCAGACACAGATTGCGGTGTGCGACAGCAGAAAAGAGGAGAAAAGCAAGGCAACCCAGATTGTAGAGCATCTGGCGTTGGCCCAAACACTAACCCTGGACACGAAGTCACCGCAAGAGCGTCAGCCCCGCTTCACGCCGCCTTAAGCCTGAATGACCGCGTCCATCACGTGCCCCTTCACATCGGTCAACCGCATATCTCGACCACCAAACCGGAACGTCGACCGCGTGTGGTCCACCCCCATCAAGTGCAGCATCGTGGCATGCAAATCGTGAATTTCGGTTCGGTTTTCGACTGCTTTGTAGCCAAATTCGTCCGTTGCACCGTAGGTGATACCGGGCCGAATCCCACCGCCAGCCATCCAGATCGAGAAACCGAACGGATTGTGGTCGCGGCCATTGGCTCCTTGCGCAAACGGCGTTCGACCGAATTCACCCGCCCAAACGACCAACGTCTCGTCCAACAGCCCGCGTTGACGTAAATCCTTCAGCAAACCAGCAATCGGTTGGTCAACCGCGCGGGCGTTGTTTTCATGTCCGGCCTTCAGATTGCTGTGCTGGTCCCAACGGTCCCCGCCCACCTGCGGACACGTCAGCTCGATGAAGCGTACGCCGCGTTCGATCAAGCGACGAGCGATCAAGCATTCGGCCGCGTAGATTTGCGTCGGCTTGTACTTCGCGTCCAATCCATACAGTTTGCGAATGTGCTCCGGCTCATCCTTGATCGACATCAAATCCGGAACCGCCGCTTGCATTTGAAACGCTAATTCATAGTTTGCAATCGCAGATTCGACCGCGTCGTGCCGAAGCCCATGACGCATCGCTTCGGAATCCAATTTGCTGATTAGATCGAGATGTGCTCGCTGCCGCCCGATGTCCGGTTCAGGTGACTTGATGTTGGCAACCGCGGTGCCGTGTGGCTGAAAGACGGATCCTTGGTAGGTGGCCGGCAGAAAACCGTTGCCAAAACAATCCAGTCCACCGGGAGGAATCAAACCTCCGTTCAAGACCACAAACCCGGGAAGGTTGTTGCACTCCGACCCCAAACCGTAATTGACCCAAGCACCCATGCTTGGACGTCCCTGCAATCCACTTCCGGTGTGCAAAAAATAGTTTGCAAATGTGTGCTCGGAAAATTCAGAAACCATCGAGCGAACCACTGCCAGCTCGTCCACACATCCGGCAACGTGCGGGAACAAACTGCTGACTGGTATGCCGCTCTCACCGTGTTGTTTGAACTTCCACGGACTGCCAAGAACCTTGCCGTTGTTGTTGAACTGAGTCGGCTCGACGCGGAATAAATCACCCGGTTCACGACCATCCATCTTGGTCAGCAATGGCTTCGGATCAAACGTGTCGATCTGTGACGGCCCACCATCCATGTAAAGGAAGATGACGTTCTTCGCCTTCGCGGGATGATGAACTCCATGACCTGCATGATCAGCCGCTGCCTCATTCATGAGCGCAGCCAACGCCACACCACCAAACCCCATTGAAGTTTGAGCCAACATCTGACGCCGACTGATCGACGGATGTCCGAAAGTTGATAAACCGGTCATGGCACAAATATAAATTCTTTGGTGTTGACGATGGCATGAGCCACGTTGGCCCACAACGAGACATCATCCACGGTCGCTCCCGTAGTCTCACTCGATGCCTGTATGTATTCCCGAATGGAATCCAATTCGGCCGCCTCCGCAGGACGCCCGAGCGCGGTCCAGAACATCCAGTCGATTCGCTGCTCGACCATCTTCGTATCGACCGATCGCGAGGACTCGCCGGAACCAGATGAATGAGTCGGTGGCACTTCTCGCATCGCCCTCTCGGCAAACAATTGCGATTGTTTCTTCACCAATGGATCGTTCAGCATCACCAGTGCTTGGGCGGGAACGTTGGACGCATTGCGACGCCCCATCGTGCTGAACGGATTGGGTGTATCAAACACGCTCATCATCGGTGACAGAAAATTCCGCCGGACGGCCAAGTAGATCGATCGGCGCCGGTCACCATCTAGTGGACCACTCTTCGCCGGACGCCCTCGACCGTTCATGAACGATGTCAAACGAATCGGCACCGAATCGCCCTCCAACGATCGATCAAGTTGATCGGAGATCGCTAACAAACTATCCCGAATGACCTCTCCCTCCAGTCGGTGCAGATTGCTTTGATGCAGCAACTCGTTCTTGGGGTCAACTGATTTAGCGTGCAAAGCCATCTCTTCAGAGACACTTTGCATCGACATCTGATAGGTGCTTGTCAGAGCGATTCGCCGAATCATCCACTTTAGATGGCGCCCATGACGATCAAAGTCCGTGGCAAGATGATCTAGCAATTCCGGATGGGTCGGACGCATCCCCAACACACCGAAATCGTCCGTGGTCGGCACAATGCCTCGTCCCAAAAGATGATGCCATAAGCGATTGGTGATCACACGAGACGTCAGCGGATTGTTCGGATCGTTGATCTGATCGGCAAGTTCCAAACGACCACTCCCGGTTGCGTCGCCGATGCGTTCACCGCCCGTGATGGCGGTCAAAAAATGCCGAGGTTCAATGTCA of the Rhodopirellula baltica SH 1 genome contains:
- a CDS encoding ABC transporter permease family protein, which gives rise to MNPLGDLLRQLPHGLIPVMLGPVFQREASVVPKRPATYVTRGVYLMALFLLLCTGYLVLDGSRSLAANADAAKFGGWMFRLLAPLQLVILSALAAVGAASSVAQEKDRRTLILMLMTRLSGFEIVGGKAAATLLSPFALCVISLPLFLTLPLLGGVAPGQVLAVFAVTLVSVVVSAAVGTVVALWREKTFQSIALTVLVLLLLVAAGEIAASMFGDDSKWAMAISAPRALLAATNADAGWSAFLTDGGGLFVLVGSILSAVILGIGIAKVRVWNPSREVRMKAPEAETSEEFESEAFQRDREKDPESWKVRQPRPVWDNPILWREIRTWAYGRKIILIRAVFVLIFAIIATAVYLQVESGVAMEPAGRIGRALPAVTIPVAVLGVISLVLVNALAVNAVTGERDGLALDLLLVTDLRPSEFVFGKLWGVMYAAKEMIILPMLLTIYLGLSGVMTIENMVYTLLGGFALIVFVSMLGIHSGLNYVSGRTATLASLGTVFFLCVGIAICMTIMVSFRGAFQLQLAPFLVMILGGGLALFAALGWRNPSSAIFAASFALPLITFYAITQFLLQTDHLWVVFSLLAGYGFTTAAMMIPALSEFDVSLEPDRGNETTRTTGDSPEALPGTTN
- a CDS encoding DUF1501 domain-containing protein, which encodes MLAQTSMGFGGVALAALMNEAAADHAGHGVHHPAKAKNVIFLYMDGGPSQIDTFDPKPLLTKMDGREPGDLFRVEPTQFNNNGKVLGSPWKFKQHGESGIPVSSLFPHVAGCVDELAVVRSMVSEFSEHTFANYFLHTGSGLQGRPSMGAWVNYGLGSECNNLPGFVVLNGGLIPPGGLDCFGNGFLPATYQGSVFQPHGTAVANIKSPEPDIGRQRAHLDLISKLDSEAMRHGLRHDAVESAIANYELAFQMQAAVPDLMSIKDEPEHIRKLYGLDAKYKPTQIYAAECLIARRLIERGVRFIELTCPQVGGDRWDQHSNLKAGHENNARAVDQPIAGLLKDLRQRGLLDETLVVWAGEFGRTPFAQGANGRDHNPFGFSIWMAGGGIRPGITYGATDEFGYKAVENRTEIHDLHATMLHLMGVDHTRSTFRFGGRDMRLTDVKGHVMDAVIQA
- the cysC gene encoding adenylyl-sulfate kinase, whose translation is MEAVNADVANEHSPSHSRSIENMSQSNSDDSASSSTQQAGDGQDDVQQNIVWHAHTVSREDRESKLGQRGVVVWFTGLSGCGKSTIANELDRLLIDRGATCTLLDGDNVRHGLCAPPSVLKEEHGEDFAGRFGLGFGPTDREENIRRIGAVTELFASAGVIVLAAFVSPYQRDRDRVRNTIESSGRAGDFLEVFVDTPLEICKQRDPKGLYQKAIAGEIKNFTGISDPYDAPPSPEIHLKWREGQTPHDQASEIIREMEKRGVLGPAKG
- a CDS encoding SMI1/KNR4 family protein is translated as MSDPLDDAETPTGPNASVQSGRALDAAPKWSDQLEQRFGLNLQPDLVSWFDDEVWRTPGNGEFVVAVSPETLLKPIPDPVWPPLMPPNFLPLVGSHAGDWLCLRLADGENSSSGITYDLCHWYHGGGDWLPWGSSLAEALLFDQILPYLPASDQRHAIPSPMDSGRPAQPGANAWQDWMVRSLPDAIRPIAEEQRWRSGGTDWIDALIAEGVCNVAIACQLVIDALSNELTHRLKPADTNRMGIAWNDIMRWGFDLRSLPNDVAQRLRDEGVAQAEAMDPAQQDWQRIEDLCQRAHALVPELAWAAELLGYCRLQRGDSVGATVAFLSSLRCSVFTDQSVRLRTHWATSGSDGMAKFGAYWLCRENESSSATWDQASGTNGENASAVANAVPTSILMSEYLDCLQNREGGSVRSRLTSFFLDRAERNSNNGASAEAVRCLYAAGWDLGTEPMTLYADLLGRLVDATQSAGWTSHENLARMHRDCFRKRYGI